From Dehalococcoidia bacterium, a single genomic window includes:
- a CDS encoding sulfurtransferase TusA family protein, producing MTTQVNEHQTVDTSGTLCPLPVIAAKQAMDKLGKGQVLKIIATDPGAKADIPSWARASGHTLLKQEVQGKRFVFWVQKG from the coding sequence ATGACAACGCAGGTCAACGAGCATCAGACCGTGGACACCTCCGGCACCTTGTGTCCTCTGCCGGTGATCGCCGCCAAACAGGCCATGGATAAACTCGGCAAGGGCCAGGTGCTGAAAATCATCGCCACCGACCCCGGCGCCAAAGCCGACATTCCCAGTTGGGCACGGGCGTCGGGGCATACCCTCCTCAAGCAGGAGGTGCAAGGCAAGCGGTTCGTCTTCTGGGTGCAGAAGGGATAG
- the moeB gene encoding molybdopterin-synthase adenylyltransferase MoeB → MTTQTTQPMILTPEQVKRYSRHIIMPQVGSAGQRKIRQARVLIVGAGGLGSPAAVYLALAGVGTLGIVDFDVVDLSNLQRQILHHTDDVGRPKVLSAAESIRAYNPDVQVELHETRLTSENALDIIGRYDIVVNGADNFPTRYLLNDACYFLRKPLVDGSILLFDGTATVFVPGKGCYRCLFRNPPPPGAVPNCAEAGVLGAMTGIVGSIQAAETLKLILGIGQPLVSRLLLIDALAMEFRIIRLRRDPTCPLCGDNPTVTQLIDYEEFCGLRPPTREGTTG, encoded by the coding sequence ATGACAACGCAGACCACCCAGCCTATGATCCTGACCCCCGAGCAGGTGAAGCGCTATAGCCGGCATATCATCATGCCCCAGGTGGGGAGCGCCGGCCAGCGCAAAATCCGCCAGGCCCGGGTCCTCATCGTGGGGGCAGGCGGACTCGGCTCCCCCGCTGCCGTCTACCTCGCCCTGGCGGGTGTGGGCACCCTGGGCATCGTGGACTTCGATGTGGTGGATCTGTCCAATCTCCAGCGCCAAATCCTCCACCATACCGATGATGTGGGGCGCCCCAAAGTCCTCTCGGCAGCCGAGAGCATCCGCGCCTACAACCCCGATGTGCAGGTGGAACTTCATGAGACCCGCCTCACGTCGGAGAACGCTTTGGACATCATCGGGCGCTATGACATCGTGGTCAACGGGGCCGACAACTTCCCCACCCGTTACCTGCTCAACGACGCCTGCTACTTTCTGAGGAAGCCCTTGGTGGACGGGAGCATCCTGCTCTTTGATGGCACCGCCACGGTGTTCGTGCCGGGGAAGGGGTGCTACCGCTGCCTGTTCCGCAATCCGCCCCCGCCGGGGGCTGTGCCCAACTGCGCCGAGGCGGGGGTGTTGGGAGCCATGACGGGCATCGTGGGGAGCATCCAGGCCGCCGAAACCCTCAAACTGATTCTGGGCATTGGCCAGCCCCTGGTCTCCCGCCTGCTCCTGATTGACGCCTTGGCTATGGAGTTCCGCATCATCCGCCTACGGCGGGACCCCACCTGCCCCTTGTGCGGGGACAACCCCACCGTTACCCAGTTGATTGACTACGAGGAGTTTTGCGGACTGCGCCCGCCCACCAGAGAAGGGACGACGGGATAG
- a CDS encoding VWA domain-containing protein, translating into MPTFYRYARWDGTQQVFAPDLEQVLDKLAKDYLDHGDLSRALTDLLRLGIGDPQGQRLEGLRDLLERLRRLRQERLQRYNLDSILEDLRTRLDHILQTERHAIDQRVDEVTRKADQQKDDPLAQRMRDMVLARAQKSREFLDNLPKSLAGAIQQLSSYEFFSPEAQREFQELLEMLRGRVLDNFVQGLRQALQGMTPEQWRQIREMLQALNQMLRQRAQGQEPDFQGFMRRFGHFFGPNPPRSLDELLERLARQMAMARSLLESLSPAQRQELDDLLRSVLDEATMRDLAELAAYLNALFPVDEWGHRFSFSGDESLDLDQAMEMMRTLHAMDELEEHIQQAMRTGDLDRIDLDQVEEVLGPHARRIVEEMHRILRQLAEEGYLQHRGKRLELTPKGMRRIGQKALKEVFLHLKKDRPGGHHVVCKGTGPDLSGSTRPYQFGDGLDIDLGKSILNALRRTGPTLPVRFRVEDFEVNEREHLTQAATCLLLDQSRSMGLFGSFQAAKKVALALSTLIRTQYPRDVLYIIGFSDYAMQIKPEDLPQITWNAWVSGTNLHHALMLSRKLFTRHKSATRQIVVITDGEPTAHIEEGQAWFSYPPSWRTIQETLKEVRRCTQEGIIINTFMLESNYHLVHFVERMTRINRGRAFYTTPDRLGQYVLVDYVVNRRKRVVR; encoded by the coding sequence ATGCCGACTTTTTATCGCTATGCACGATGGGATGGCACCCAGCAGGTGTTCGCCCCGGATTTGGAGCAGGTTCTGGACAAGTTGGCTAAGGATTACCTGGATCACGGCGACCTGTCCCGCGCCCTAACCGACCTGCTTCGGCTCGGCATCGGCGACCCTCAAGGACAGCGTCTTGAGGGGCTACGCGACCTGTTGGAGCGCCTCCGCCGTCTGCGCCAGGAGCGCCTCCAGCGTTACAACCTGGACAGCATCCTGGAGGATCTGCGCACGCGTCTGGACCACATCCTGCAGACCGAGCGCCACGCCATTGACCAGAGGGTGGACGAGGTTACCCGCAAGGCCGACCAGCAGAAGGACGACCCCCTGGCCCAACGCATGCGGGATATGGTGCTGGCCCGCGCCCAAAAGAGCAGGGAATTCCTGGACAATCTCCCTAAGAGCCTGGCGGGGGCCATCCAGCAACTCTCCTCCTACGAGTTCTTCTCCCCCGAAGCCCAGCGGGAGTTCCAGGAGCTGCTGGAGATGCTGCGCGGGCGGGTTCTGGACAACTTCGTCCAGGGCCTGCGTCAAGCCCTGCAGGGCATGACCCCCGAGCAGTGGCGACAAATCCGCGAGATGCTCCAGGCCCTCAACCAGATGCTCCGCCAGCGGGCACAGGGCCAGGAGCCCGACTTTCAGGGGTTTATGCGCCGCTTCGGCCACTTCTTCGGCCCCAATCCCCCCCGCTCCCTGGACGAACTGCTGGAGCGCCTGGCTCGCCAGATGGCTATGGCCCGATCCCTTTTGGAGAGCCTTTCCCCTGCCCAGCGCCAGGAACTGGACGACCTTTTGCGCTCCGTCCTGGACGAGGCCACCATGCGCGACCTGGCCGAGTTGGCGGCTTACCTGAACGCCCTGTTCCCCGTGGACGAATGGGGGCACCGTTTCTCCTTCTCAGGCGACGAGAGCCTGGATTTGGACCAGGCCATGGAGATGATGCGCACCCTCCACGCAATGGACGAACTGGAGGAGCACATCCAGCAGGCCATGCGCACGGGCGACCTGGACAGGATAGACCTGGACCAGGTGGAGGAGGTGCTGGGCCCCCATGCCCGCCGCATCGTGGAGGAGATGCACCGCATCCTCCGGCAACTGGCGGAGGAAGGCTACCTGCAGCACAGGGGCAAGCGGCTGGAACTGACCCCCAAGGGCATGCGCCGCATCGGGCAGAAGGCCCTGAAAGAGGTGTTCCTGCACCTGAAGAAGGACCGCCCCGGCGGGCATCACGTGGTGTGCAAAGGCACCGGCCCCGACCTGAGCGGGAGCACCCGCCCCTACCAGTTCGGCGACGGCCTGGATATTGACCTGGGCAAGTCCATCCTCAATGCCCTGCGGCGCACTGGCCCCACCCTTCCCGTCCGCTTCCGCGTGGAGGACTTCGAGGTCAACGAACGGGAGCACCTCACCCAGGCCGCCACCTGCCTCCTCCTCGACCAGAGCCGGAGCATGGGCCTGTTCGGCTCCTTCCAGGCTGCCAAAAAGGTCGCCCTAGCCCTCTCCACCCTCATTCGCACCCAGTACCCCCGAGACGTCCTGTACATCATCGGCTTCTCCGACTATGCCATGCAGATCAAACCCGAAGACCTACCCCAGATAACCTGGAACGCCTGGGTGTCGGGCACCAACTTGCACCATGCGCTCATGCTCTCCCGCAAGCTGTTCACCCGCCACAAGAGCGCCACCCGTCAAATTGTGGTCATCACCGACGGGGAACCCACAGCCCACATAGAAGAGGGGCAGGCCTGGTTCAGTTATCCCCCCTCGTGGCGCACCATTCAGGAGACCCTCAAGGAGGTGCGCCGCTGCACCCAGGAGGGCATCATCATCAACACCTTCATGCTGGAGAGCAACTACCACCTGGTGCACTTCGTGGAGCGGATGACCCGCATCAACCGGGGGCGGGCCTTTTACACCACGCCGGATCGCTTGGGCCAGTATGTGCTTGTGGACTATGTGGTCAATCGGCGCAAACGGGTGGTGCGCTAA
- a CDS encoding sulfurtransferase — MSTTAGYAHPVLVETSWVAEHLNDPKVRIVEVDVDTSAYEQGHIPGAVGWNWKTQLQASPQRDVVSKEGFEALCRASGIANDTLVVFYGDNNNWFAAYAYWLARYYGHPRELLRLLNGGRAKWVAEKRPLTREVPSYPPTTYTAQAPDFTVRAFRDYVYLSVVNKAQVALVDVRSPREYSGELLAPENLPQEGSQRGGHIPGAINIPWSLAVREDGTFKSAEELRALYAGRGILPDKEVVTYCRIGERSAHTWFVLQELLGYPKVRNYDGSWTEWGSVVGAPIRTGPQP; from the coding sequence ATGAGTACCACTGCCGGCTATGCCCATCCTGTCTTGGTGGAGACCTCGTGGGTCGCCGAGCATCTCAACGACCCGAAGGTGCGCATCGTGGAGGTGGATGTGGACACCTCCGCCTACGAGCAGGGGCACATTCCCGGGGCGGTGGGCTGGAACTGGAAGACCCAATTGCAAGCCTCGCCCCAGCGGGATGTGGTCTCCAAGGAGGGGTTTGAGGCCCTCTGCCGCGCCTCCGGCATCGCCAACGACACCCTGGTGGTCTTCTACGGGGATAACAACAACTGGTTTGCTGCCTACGCCTACTGGCTGGCCCGTTATTACGGGCATCCCCGGGAACTGCTGCGCCTGCTGAACGGCGGACGGGCCAAGTGGGTGGCCGAGAAGCGCCCCCTGACGCGGGAGGTCCCCTCGTATCCGCCCACCACCTATACCGCCCAGGCCCCCGACTTCACCGTGCGGGCCTTCCGGGACTATGTGTACCTGTCGGTGGTCAATAAAGCGCAGGTGGCGCTGGTGGATGTGCGCTCGCCACGGGAGTACTCGGGGGAGTTGCTGGCGCCCGAGAACCTGCCCCAAGAGGGCTCCCAGCGGGGAGGCCACATCCCTGGGGCGATCAACATCCCCTGGAGTCTGGCGGTGCGGGAGGACGGGACCTTCAAATCGGCCGAGGAGCTGCGGGCGCTGTATGCGGGGCGGGGCATCCTCCCCGACAAAGAGGTGGTAACCTATTGCCGCATCGGCGAGCGGAGCGCCCACACCTGGTTCGTGCTCCAGGAGTTGCTGGGCTACCCCAAAGTGCGCAACTACGACGGCTCGTGGACGGAGTGGGGGAGCGTGGTGGGGGCCCCCATCCGCACCGGCCCCCAGCCCTAA
- a CDS encoding DsrE/DsrF/DrsH-like family protein — protein MATAVQTRPLQELLEQFAALHRQAHEQETKRVAIVASKGTLDMAYPALILATTAASMGMESAVFFTFYGLNILHKRKSRSLRVAPLGNPAAPIPVPNIVGAIPGMTQVATWVMQWMMRRQNMPSVQTLLQTAKGMGVKLIACSTTMGVMGVKESDLIDGVDIQGAASFLEFASKAHITLFI, from the coding sequence ATGGCCACAGCCGTGCAGACAAGACCCCTACAGGAACTCCTGGAGCAGTTCGCTGCGCTCCACCGCCAGGCCCACGAGCAGGAGACCAAGCGGGTGGCCATCGTGGCCTCAAAGGGCACTCTGGATATGGCCTATCCTGCCCTCATCCTGGCCACCACGGCCGCCTCTATGGGGATGGAGAGTGCGGTCTTTTTTACCTTTTATGGATTGAACATCCTGCACAAGCGCAAATCCCGCTCCCTGCGGGTGGCCCCTCTGGGTAATCCTGCTGCCCCCATCCCTGTGCCCAACATCGTCGGGGCCATTCCCGGCATGACCCAAGTGGCCACCTGGGTGATGCAGTGGATGATGCGTCGGCAGAACATGCCCTCGGTGCAGACCTTGCTGCAGACGGCCAAGGGCATGGGCGTCAAGCTCATCGCCTGCTCTACCACTATGGGCGTGATGGGGGTAAAGGAGAGCGACCTGATAGACGGGGTGGACATCCAGGGGGCGGCATCCTTCCTGGAGTTCGCCTCCAAGGCGCACATTACACTGTTCATCTAG
- the glmS gene encoding glutamine--fructose-6-phosphate transaminase (isomerizing), producing MCGIVGYTGARAAAPILLEGLGRLEYRGYDSAGLVVVSPTGALTVRKTPGKLVNLVAALHEGGMPVGTWGLGHTRWATHGAPTEVNAHPHLDCTGTISVVHNGIVENAGELARQLEDAGHRFVSETDTEVIAHLLEQAIRDGKTLEDALRWTAQRLRGANAIAVLWAHQAGHVAAVRLGYAGGIIVGYGQGEMFLASDLQALLPYTRRVVHLAHGEMAIVTPSGASYCTLDGRPLQKEPVLVPYTVATSGKGFYRHFTLKEICEQSEAMTSALRGRLHLHARADVALEREMHPLEAVLPHVSRVVLVGMGTSFHACQVGRVFVENLAGIPAEADNASEFRYRNPVLDRRTLLVAVTQSGETADTLSCMAEARQRGASVLALCNVEGSEATRQADGVLYLKAGLEVGVASTKTFLNSLLTLYLLALHLGKVRGTLSAASRSEAIGHLIRLPALVGELVENTQAVCQALAERYFKYHSFLYLGRGVLYPIALEGALKLKELSYIHAEGYAAGEMKHGPIALLDPEVPVVALAPQGRLYPKMLSNIAEVRARGSPVIAIGTQGDTALAQKVEHFLPIPPVPELLTPFVAVVPLQLLAYYIAVRRGCDVDQPRNLAKSVTVE from the coding sequence GTGTGTGGCATCGTCGGCTACACGGGCGCGCGCGCGGCCGCACCCATTCTTCTGGAGGGTTTGGGCCGACTAGAATACCGGGGCTACGATAGCGCCGGCCTGGTGGTGGTGTCGCCCACGGGTGCCCTGACCGTGCGGAAGACACCGGGGAAACTGGTCAACCTCGTTGCGGCTTTGCACGAGGGAGGGATGCCCGTGGGCACCTGGGGTTTGGGCCACACCCGTTGGGCTACCCACGGTGCCCCTACCGAGGTGAACGCCCACCCCCATCTGGACTGCACGGGCACCATCAGTGTGGTGCACAACGGCATCGTGGAGAACGCGGGCGAACTGGCCCGCCAGTTGGAGGACGCGGGGCACCGCTTCGTCTCGGAGACGGATACCGAGGTGATCGCCCACCTGCTGGAGCAGGCCATTCGGGACGGGAAAACCTTGGAGGATGCCCTCCGCTGGACCGCCCAGCGCCTGCGGGGGGCCAATGCCATCGCCGTGCTCTGGGCACACCAAGCGGGGCATGTGGCAGCGGTGCGCCTGGGCTATGCGGGGGGCATCATAGTCGGCTATGGGCAAGGGGAGATGTTCCTGGCCAGCGATTTACAGGCCCTTCTCCCCTATACGCGGCGCGTGGTGCACCTGGCGCATGGAGAGATGGCCATCGTCACGCCCAGCGGGGCTTCCTACTGTACCCTGGACGGGCGTCCCTTGCAGAAGGAGCCGGTGCTGGTCCCGTATACGGTCGCCACCTCGGGCAAAGGTTTCTACCGCCATTTCACTTTAAAGGAAATTTGCGAACAGTCGGAGGCCATGACCAGTGCCTTGCGGGGACGCCTGCACCTCCACGCCCGTGCGGATGTGGCGCTGGAAAGGGAGATGCATCCTTTGGAGGCCGTACTGCCCCATGTGTCGCGGGTGGTGTTGGTGGGGATGGGTACCAGTTTCCACGCCTGCCAGGTGGGGCGGGTCTTTGTGGAGAACCTGGCGGGTATCCCCGCCGAGGCCGACAACGCCTCGGAGTTCCGCTACCGTAACCCCGTTCTGGACCGCCGAACCCTGCTGGTGGCCGTGACCCAATCGGGGGAGACGGCCGATACCCTCAGTTGCATGGCCGAGGCCCGCCAAAGGGGGGCTTCGGTGCTGGCCCTGTGCAATGTGGAAGGCTCCGAGGCCACCCGCCAAGCTGATGGGGTGCTCTACCTCAAGGCGGGGCTGGAGGTGGGTGTGGCCTCCACTAAGACCTTTCTCAACTCGCTCCTGACCCTCTATTTGCTGGCGCTGCACCTGGGCAAGGTGCGGGGCACCCTCTCAGCTGCCTCCCGGAGCGAGGCCATTGGGCACCTCATACGCTTGCCGGCCCTTGTGGGGGAGTTGGTGGAGAACACCCAGGCCGTGTGCCAAGCCTTGGCCGAGCGTTACTTTAAATACCACTCCTTCCTGTATCTGGGGCGGGGGGTGTTGTATCCCATTGCGTTGGAGGGGGCTCTCAAACTGAAGGAGTTGAGTTACATTCACGCCGAGGGCTACGCCGCCGGGGAGATGAAGCACGGCCCCATCGCCCTATTGGATCCCGAGGTGCCGGTGGTGGCCCTGGCCCCCCAGGGGCGCCTATACCCCAAGATGCTGTCCAACATTGCGGAGGTGCGGGCGCGGGGAAGCCCCGTCATCGCCATCGGCACCCAGGGCGATACGGCCCTGGCCCAGAAGGTGGAGCACTTCCTGCCCATTCCACCAGTGCCCGAACTGCTGACGCCCTTTGTGGCCGTGGTGCCCCTGCAACTGCTGGCTTATTACATCGCCGTGCGGCGGGGATGTGATGTGGACCAGCCCCGTAACCTGGCCAAGTCTGTTACGGTGGAGTAG
- a CDS encoding cysteine synthase family protein, which translates to MTAAARFTPDLAGFRSGLLKRDILDAIGNTPMVLLRRISPNPRVRIFAKLEGQNPSGSVKDRIAKYMIEQAEAQGLLTPDKIVLEPTSGNTGIALAMVCKVKGYRMVAVMPESVSPERVQLLRAYGADIVFTHGSRGTNYSILVAREMVEREPEKYFMPYQYGNEANPRAHYETTGAEILSALPEVDVFVAGLGTGGTLMGVGRRLKEHNPSVKVVAAAPDPEETIEGLRRLEDGFVPPILDLSLLDGRIMVKSQEAFATTKELMDKEGIFAGVSSGAVVAVAKRLATRMQGGNIVCLCADGGWKYLSTSLWTREYSALEPEVRGKVWW; encoded by the coding sequence ATGACTGCAGCGGCACGCTTCACTCCCGACCTGGCCGGCTTCCGCAGTGGTCTGCTGAAGCGGGACATCTTGGACGCTATCGGCAATACGCCGATGGTGCTCCTGCGGCGCATCAGCCCCAACCCCCGGGTGCGCATCTTCGCCAAACTGGAGGGGCAGAACCCTTCGGGAAGCGTCAAGGACCGCATCGCCAAGTATATGATTGAGCAGGCCGAGGCCCAGGGCCTCTTGACGCCTGACAAAATCGTTTTGGAGCCCACCAGCGGCAACACGGGCATTGCCCTGGCCATGGTGTGCAAAGTGAAGGGCTATCGTATGGTGGCGGTGATGCCCGAGTCCGTCAGCCCGGAGCGGGTGCAACTCCTCCGGGCCTATGGGGCCGACATCGTGTTTACCCACGGGAGCCGGGGCACCAACTACTCCATCTTGGTGGCGCGGGAGATGGTGGAGCGGGAGCCGGAGAAGTACTTTATGCCCTACCAGTATGGCAACGAGGCTAATCCCCGCGCCCACTATGAGACCACCGGCGCTGAGATCCTGTCCGCCTTGCCGGAGGTGGATGTGTTCGTGGCGGGGCTGGGCACAGGGGGCACCCTCATGGGCGTGGGACGACGCCTGAAGGAGCATAACCCGTCGGTGAAGGTGGTGGCCGCTGCCCCCGACCCGGAGGAGACCATTGAGGGCCTGCGCCGCCTGGAGGACGGCTTCGTGCCGCCCATTTTGGACCTCTCCCTGCTGGACGGGCGCATTATGGTGAAGAGCCAGGAGGCCTTCGCCACCACCAAGGAACTGATGGACAAGGAAGGCATCTTCGCCGGCGTCTCCTCGGGTGCGGTGGTGGCGGTGGCCAAACGCCTGGCGACCCGTATGCAGGGGGGAAACATCGTCTGCTTGTGCGCCGACGGGGGCTGGAAGTATCTGAGCACCAGCCTGTGGACGCGGGAGTATTCCGCCCTGGAACCCGAGGTGCGGGGGAAGGTATGGTGGTAA
- a CDS encoding Rrf2 family transcriptional regulator has protein sequence MRVSMKVDYGVRALVELAQRYGEGPVPTADVAAHQNIPEPYLDQLLSILNKSGFVRSRRGPQGGHMLARPPHEITLEMVMRTLEGTAAPLDCLDEPSECILSSACAQRQIWRSVEEAVQSVLSSTSIADLANRQRQLSTRGLYQI, from the coding sequence ATGCGGGTCTCTATGAAGGTGGACTACGGGGTGCGGGCGTTGGTGGAGTTGGCCCAGCGCTACGGCGAAGGGCCCGTGCCCACGGCCGATGTGGCCGCCCACCAGAATATCCCGGAGCCCTACCTGGACCAGCTGCTGAGCATCTTGAACAAGTCGGGGTTTGTGCGGAGCCGGCGCGGCCCCCAGGGGGGGCATATGCTGGCCCGCCCACCCCACGAAATCACATTGGAGATGGTGATGCGCACTCTAGAAGGCACGGCGGCCCCGCTGGACTGTTTGGACGAGCCCTCGGAGTGTATCCTCTCCAGCGCCTGCGCCCAGCGGCAAATCTGGCGCTCGGTAGAGGAAGCGGTCCAGAGCGTGCTGAGTTCCACCTCTATCGCCGACCTGGCCAACCGCCAGAGGCAGCTGTCCACCCGGGGTCTGTATCAAATCTAA